The Spartinivicinus poritis region TGCATAGTTAACTTGTTTAAGTGTTGCTTCAGTAGCATTTTTATTTGTGACAGTGATATTATGGACCAGCTCGGGAAATACCTTTTCTACATCCTGTGCAATTACACCAATATCTTTTCCTTGGGGAAGGTGTTCGATATCGGTTTCACTAGGACTTTTCCATTCGAAAGTGACCCCATTAAGTAGAGTAACTTTTTCTAATGGATTAGAAACCTTTACAGAATTTTTCTTGAGATTTTGATCACTGAAACGAATAAATTCATTTTGATAACCATATCTACAACCCCAATAATCATCACCTGATAAGTCTTTACAGTGCTCATGTGTATTTTGGTAAGCATGAGAAAAAGTGGAAACAAAGCTTAAGATAATAGTAATAGTTAATTTTTTCATAATAGTTAGTCCGTACTTGATTCATGTCATTATTTTTGGCGGATTATGAATCTATGCGACACTGAAAGTATATGTAAATTATGAAACAGTTTGTAACAAAGCTTTAATTTCATACAACCATTCTAACACCATTAAGTTTAGACTAACTATCTAAAACTACTTTCCACCATTTTTTTACATCAAAGTTAGGACAAGTCTTTTTAGATTCTAAGCCACAATGTCCTACCGCTTCAGCATCTGGGTATTTAATATTCCAGTCAATAATCACTTTTTCTAAGCTATCAAGCTAAGCATCAGTAAACTGATCTCTACCTACCAAACAAACACGTAAACTATAGCTATTGTGATCCTTAACATGAGCACTGACCCAATATTCAGGCCGATCATTTTCAATAGTACCATCGCACTTAACTACTTTATGGTAATCAGTTCCTGACCAGCCTTGTTCAAGGTGACATAGGTGAATACCTTTAGCAGGGATATCTCAGTCATTCGGAGAGTCTGAGCAGTGAACGATGAGTTTGGTGATTTTATTGTAGCTTGACGCCATACCTTTCTAGAATTTTTCCATAAGTACCATTAGCTTTTATTGCTTCAATGCCTTGGTTAAAAGTGTCAACAATCTGCTGTCCATTAGGGTTCTTCTTATCTGTTACCAAGTGAACCCCTGCTGTAAATAGCGGTTTAGGTAGCATTTTCACTCCAGTTATATTGAAAGCCTTCATAGCTACACGTGCTGCGATCCTGTCAGCAATAACCACATGGACTCT contains the following coding sequences:
- a CDS encoding tail fiber domain-containing protein, with translation MKKLTITIILSFVSTFSHAYQNTHEHCKDLSGDDYWGCRYGYQNEFIRFSDQNLKKNSVKVSNPLEKVTLLNGVTFEWKSPSETDIEHLPQGKDIGVIAQDVEKVFPELVHNITVTNKNATEATLKQVNYAGLVGVLIEAVKELKKENEALRQQLGL